The Peribacillus simplex genome contains a region encoding:
- a CDS encoding GntR family transcriptional regulator, with product MNKEAALHSIVKESIIDLIKNGEYQPNTKLPTEAEFCKIYGVSRTTVRTALQQLNVEGYIYRVQGKGTFVAENKVKQFLSSTVEKFSEQVTMQGKNPSTKVISLKVIEANATLAKLFKQNIGDPVNKLERIRYVNDIPLQYEIAFLPWYKTPGLNIEACEKSLFKVLETQFNLKVKKTVEHLEFSLADDSISDKLDVPNGSPCFSLETYTYENDGSVIEFSKTLFRGDRAHFVIERNY from the coding sequence ATGAATAAAGAAGCGGCATTGCATTCCATAGTCAAGGAATCGATTATCGATCTCATAAAAAATGGCGAATATCAACCAAATACAAAATTACCGACTGAGGCTGAATTTTGTAAAATATACGGAGTAAGCAGGACAACAGTTCGTACGGCCTTACAGCAATTGAACGTCGAAGGCTACATCTACCGTGTCCAAGGCAAAGGGACTTTCGTTGCGGAGAATAAAGTGAAGCAATTTCTTTCAAGCACGGTTGAAAAATTCTCTGAGCAAGTCACGATGCAAGGTAAAAATCCTTCTACAAAGGTCATTAGCTTAAAGGTGATTGAAGCAAACGCTACCCTTGCCAAGCTTTTCAAACAAAATATTGGAGACCCCGTAAACAAACTGGAACGGATACGTTACGTAAACGACATCCCCCTTCAATATGAAATTGCCTTTCTCCCTTGGTATAAAACACCCGGGCTTAATATCGAAGCCTGCGAAAAATCACTTTTTAAAGTACTTGAAACACAATTCAATTTAAAAGTAAAAAAAACCGTCGAACACTTGGAGTTTTCACTTGCCGACGATTCCATTTCTGACAAATTGGATGTACCGAACGGCTCACCTTGTTTTTCATTAGAAACTTACACATATGAGAATGATGGATCGGTCATTGAATTCTCTAAAACTCTCTTTAGAGGCGATCGTGCACACTTTGTCATCGAGCGGAACTATTGA
- a CDS encoding PTS sugar transporter subunit IIB, with translation MNILLCCSAGMSTSLLVTKMEESAKKQGMECRIWAVGSTEVNNEIDKADVILLGPQVRYLLSKLQEAVKEKGIPVATINPMFYGLCNGEEVLKQATTLIKGE, from the coding sequence ATGAATATCTTATTATGTTGTTCTGCGGGAATGTCTACTAGTTTATTAGTTACCAAGATGGAGGAAAGCGCTAAAAAACAAGGAATGGAATGTCGTATATGGGCTGTGGGTTCTACAGAAGTGAACAATGAAATTGATAAGGCCGATGTGATTTTATTAGGTCCGCAGGTTAGATATCTTCTTTCCAAGTTACAGGAAGCGGTGAAAGAAAAGGGTATTCCAGTCGCAACCATCAATCCAATGTTCTATGGACTATGTAATGGTGAAGAAGTACTGAAACAAGCCACTACTTTAATAAAAGGAGAATAA
- a CDS encoding PTS sugar transporter subunit IIC, translated as MMTFIDKYIMPGAVKVGNNRHLLAIRDALIGMIAITMIGSFAVLFNNLGQVIKPYGRMMEAIFGPAWNTLGGDIWFGTFAFMTVFAVFGISYKLARSYGDDGFEAMLVSAACFFLLLPQIGNVTLTIDDKDVTGGAWGFVSVNYFNATALFTGIVVALIATEIFVRLSRVKYLVIKLPDGVPPAVARSFAKLVPGMATIFIAGVFGLLFRKVTDGQVLNDWLSKVIVSPLQSAVDSLPFAILLVFLVHLLWMIGLHGPNILGGITTPLFESSGVKNIDLYAKGVKDMDQYGVLAGSFLDAFVYLGGSGATLGLIIAMIIAGRKRYKQMIALGGAPGVFQINEPILFGLPIVLNPMWFIPFVLGPVITTVISYIAVSSGMVFPIVAKIPWVTPPIVGGFLATGGHMSGAVLAAINLVISTAIYLPFVYAQVKIDTKNKTELTKDSETLSV; from the coding sequence ATGATGACTTTTATTGATAAGTATATTATGCCTGGGGCGGTAAAGGTAGGAAATAACCGGCATTTGCTTGCAATTCGTGACGCATTGATTGGAATGATAGCGATTACAATGATTGGATCATTCGCCGTCCTGTTTAATAATCTCGGGCAAGTCATCAAGCCTTACGGAAGAATGATGGAGGCCATCTTCGGTCCTGCATGGAATACGCTGGGCGGTGATATTTGGTTTGGAACCTTTGCATTCATGACGGTATTCGCTGTATTCGGCATCTCTTATAAATTGGCACGATCATACGGTGACGATGGTTTTGAAGCGATGCTGGTTTCCGCAGCCTGTTTCTTCTTATTATTGCCTCAAATCGGAAATGTCACTTTAACCATCGATGATAAGGATGTAACAGGAGGGGCATGGGGTTTTGTAAGCGTTAACTATTTTAATGCTACAGCCTTATTTACAGGAATTGTCGTTGCTTTAATTGCCACTGAAATCTTTGTGAGACTTTCACGAGTGAAATATTTAGTCATCAAGCTGCCTGACGGAGTACCCCCAGCGGTAGCACGTTCATTTGCAAAGTTAGTGCCGGGTATGGCTACGATCTTTATCGCTGGTGTATTCGGACTGCTATTCCGTAAAGTTACGGATGGGCAGGTACTGAATGACTGGCTTAGTAAAGTGATTGTATCTCCATTGCAAAGTGCAGTAGATTCATTGCCATTCGCTATTTTACTAGTATTTCTTGTTCATTTATTATGGATGATCGGTTTGCATGGACCGAATATCCTCGGCGGGATAACGACACCGCTTTTTGAAAGTTCAGGAGTGAAAAATATCGATTTATATGCAAAAGGCGTCAAAGACATGGATCAATACGGGGTATTGGCGGGTTCTTTCCTGGATGCATTTGTTTATTTAGGCGGATCTGGTGCAACATTGGGCCTGATCATTGCAATGATCATTGCCGGTCGGAAACGGTATAAACAGATGATTGCACTCGGAGGGGCACCAGGAGTGTTCCAGATTAACGAACCGATTCTTTTCGGATTGCCTATCGTTCTGAATCCAATGTGGTTCATCCCATTTGTTCTCGGCCCGGTCATTACAACGGTGATCTCTTATATCGCGGTAAGCAGCGGAATGGTTTTCCCGATCGTCGCTAAGATTCCATGGGTTACCCCTCCGATCGTGGGTGGATTCCTGGCCACAGGCGGGCATATGTCCGGAGCGGTCCTGGCTGCAATCAACTTAGTCATTTCAACAGCGATTTATTTACCATTCGTTTATGCTCAAGTGAAGATAGACACCAAAAATAAAACAGAGCTTACAAAAGATTCAGAAACGCTAAGCGTTTAA
- a CDS encoding PTS lactose/cellobiose transporter subunit IIA has protein sequence MEKEELYQLSFQLILYSGNARSFAMEAMQEAKKRNFDSARVKIAEAETELLQAHKYQTQLIHAEAGGDQFDLPIILVHAQDHLMTAMTIKDLAIEMIDLREEFLHADAVKERTAE, from the coding sequence ATGGAAAAAGAAGAATTATACCAACTATCCTTTCAATTGATTTTATATAGCGGGAATGCGAGAAGCTTTGCAATGGAAGCGATGCAGGAAGCAAAGAAAAGGAATTTTGATTCTGCCCGCGTGAAAATAGCCGAGGCTGAAACGGAATTACTGCAAGCCCATAAATACCAAACCCAATTAATCCATGCTGAGGCGGGCGGGGACCAATTTGATCTTCCCATTATCCTGGTGCATGCACAAGATCATTTAATGACAGCGATGACTATAAAGGATCTTGCAATTGAAATGATTGATCTACGCGAAGAATTCTTACATGCAGATGCTGTGAAGGAGAGGACTGCTGAATGA
- a CDS encoding 6-phospho-beta-glucosidase, producing MSKGLKIVTIGGGSSYTPELIEGFIKYHEKLPVSEIWLVDIEAGKEKLEIVGNLAKRMIEKAGVNIEVHLTLDRKKALKGADYVTTQLRVGQLAARALDEKIPLKHGVIGQETNGPGGLFKAFRTIPVILDIAHEMEELCPEAWLINFTNPAGMVTEAVLRHSNISKIIGLCNVPIGMERGVADLMDVEPSRVRIDFAGLNHMVYGLDVFVDGESVKDQIIHLITDPSNAVTMKNIHAMGWEPEFLRALNLFPCPYHNYYYKTGDVLAQELKDAEKGETRAEVVQRLETGLFELYKDKDLAIKPPQLEERGGAYYSDAAVRLICSMHTDKRDIQAVNTVNHGAIEGIPYGSAIETSCVITKDGPKPINVGELPVAVRGLIQQIKSFERVAIEAAITGDYDTALLAMTINPLVPSDRVAKLILDEMLEAHKDYLPQFFEKKELQDNLS from the coding sequence ATGAGCAAGGGGTTGAAGATTGTCACGATTGGCGGAGGTTCGAGCTATACGCCTGAACTGATCGAAGGTTTCATCAAATATCATGAAAAACTTCCTGTGAGTGAAATTTGGCTCGTGGACATTGAAGCGGGAAAGGAAAAACTTGAAATTGTCGGGAATTTGGCAAAAAGGATGATTGAAAAGGCCGGTGTGAATATTGAAGTCCACCTCACGCTAGACAGAAAGAAAGCGCTTAAAGGCGCTGATTATGTAACAACCCAGCTGCGGGTTGGCCAGCTCGCAGCAAGGGCTCTTGATGAAAAGATTCCATTGAAACACGGAGTGATCGGACAGGAGACGAACGGACCAGGCGGGCTTTTCAAGGCTTTTAGAACGATCCCCGTCATTCTGGATATTGCTCATGAAATGGAGGAATTATGTCCGGAAGCATGGCTGATTAACTTCACGAACCCTGCAGGAATGGTAACGGAAGCAGTTCTGCGTCACAGTAATATTTCCAAAATCATCGGCCTTTGCAATGTGCCGATTGGTATGGAACGAGGTGTTGCGGATTTAATGGATGTAGAGCCATCAAGAGTCCGGATCGACTTTGCTGGCTTGAACCATATGGTTTACGGCTTGGATGTATTCGTTGATGGCGAGAGTGTCAAAGATCAAATCATCCATTTGATTACAGATCCATCTAATGCTGTCACGATGAAGAATATCCATGCAATGGGCTGGGAACCGGAATTCCTAAGAGCGTTAAACCTGTTTCCTTGTCCATACCACAACTACTATTATAAAACGGGAGATGTGCTAGCCCAAGAATTGAAGGATGCAGAAAAAGGGGAAACACGTGCAGAGGTCGTTCAAAGACTTGAAACAGGTTTATTCGAGCTATACAAAGACAAGGATCTGGCTATAAAGCCGCCGCAGCTTGAAGAGCGCGGAGGTGCGTACTACAGTGATGCTGCAGTGCGGTTGATTTGCTCGATGCATACAGATAAGCGAGATATTCAAGCGGTAAATACCGTAAACCACGGTGCGATTGAAGGCATCCCCTATGGCTCGGCGATTGAAACCAGTTGTGTGATAACTAAGGATGGTCCTAAGCCAATCAATGTAGGTGAGCTTCCTGTCGCAGTCCGCGGTTTAATTCAGCAAATCAAATCCTTTGAAAGGGTAGCCATCGAAGCTGCAATTACAGGGGACTATGATACTGCGCTGCTTGCCATGACGATCAATCCACTCGTTCCAAGTGATCGGGTTGCAAAACTTATCTTAGACGAAATGTTGGAGGCGCATAAAGATTATTTGCCGCAGTTTTTTGAAAAAAAGGAGTTGCAGGATAATTTATCATGA
- the chbG gene encoding chitin disaccharide deacetylase translates to MIDVLVNADDFGLTKAVNYGILDSHKYGIVNSATIMMNAKATEHAIEIAKKTPSLKVGIHLVLTWGKPLLSDVPSLVDESGFFKKQGLIYGDPAGISLRELEREWSAQIERFLEFGLFPTHFDSHHHVHGITAFLPVIKKLSDKYGLPVRNAGRHLDGIQTVTDVFLDDFYGDMVVEDYFQNLKGRVTDGASVEIMTHPAYMDEELMEVSSYNDKRLKEARILTNAKLPEGFSLRFSINQVKI, encoded by the coding sequence ATGATTGATGTCCTTGTAAATGCAGATGATTTCGGGTTAACTAAAGCGGTGAATTATGGGATTTTGGATAGCCACAAATATGGAATTGTCAATTCGGCAACGATCATGATGAATGCGAAAGCAACGGAGCATGCAATTGAAATCGCAAAGAAGACACCTTCATTGAAGGTAGGTATACACTTAGTGCTGACATGGGGTAAACCTTTATTGAGTGATGTTCCGAGTTTAGTTGACGAATCTGGTTTCTTTAAAAAGCAAGGGTTGATATATGGAGACCCTGCTGGTATTTCCTTGAGGGAATTGGAGAGGGAGTGGTCCGCACAAATCGAAAGATTCTTGGAATTTGGTCTATTTCCGACTCATTTTGACAGCCATCATCATGTACACGGGATCACAGCATTTCTACCTGTAATAAAAAAGCTGTCTGATAAATACGGATTGCCAGTGCGTAATGCCGGAAGGCACCTGGATGGGATTCAAACCGTTACAGATGTATTCCTGGATGATTTTTATGGAGATATGGTGGTTGAAGATTATTTTCAAAACTTGAAGGGGAGGGTAACGGATGGGGCAAGCGTGGAAATCATGACCCATCCTGCTTATATGGATGAAGAATTAATGGAAGTCTCCTCTTATAATGATAAACGCTTGAAAGAAGCCCGGATTTTGACTAATGCAAAATTACCTGAGGGATTTTCCCTTAGATTCAGCATTAACCAAGTTAAGATTTGA
- a CDS encoding NAD(P)/FAD-dependent oxidoreductase yields MSKQIVILGAGYAGLLSALSVREYYNKDEVQVTVVNQFPTHQIITELHRLAGGSISEQAVSIPLEKLFKGKDIDLIISKVESFSVDNKVVKLANGSTLSYDALVVALGSQTGFFGIPGLEENSMVLKSVNDANKIYKHIEDRIRAYAQTNNEADATIVIGGGGLTGVELIGEIVDHFPKIAKKFGVDFKDLKIKLVEAGPKILPVLPDHLIERAMTSLEARGVEFLTGLPVTGVKGNQIELKDGQTITANTLVWTGGVAALPIVGESGLEVDRGKATVNEYLQSKSHNDVFVVGDSAVAFPPEGGRPYAPTAQNAWQMGELVGYNLYAAFEGKKLEEFAPVNSGTLASLGRKDAVATVGANNTSLKGLPATLMKEASNVRYLSHIKALFSLAY; encoded by the coding sequence ATGTCAAAACAAATCGTCATCTTAGGTGCAGGATACGCAGGATTGCTATCTGCCTTATCCGTACGTGAATATTACAATAAAGATGAAGTGCAAGTTACAGTGGTGAACCAATTTCCAACGCACCAAATCATCACCGAATTGCACCGTCTTGCAGGCGGATCCATTTCTGAACAAGCCGTTTCCATTCCGTTGGAAAAACTTTTCAAAGGAAAAGATATCGACCTTATCATTTCCAAAGTGGAGTCTTTCTCAGTCGATAATAAGGTAGTGAAACTTGCCAATGGTTCCACTTTATCTTATGATGCCCTGGTTGTTGCTTTAGGTAGCCAAACAGGATTCTTCGGCATTCCGGGACTTGAGGAAAACAGCATGGTCTTGAAATCCGTAAACGATGCAAACAAGATTTACAAACATATCGAAGATCGCATCCGCGCCTATGCACAAACGAATAATGAAGCGGACGCAACCATCGTGATCGGCGGAGGCGGATTGACGGGCGTCGAGTTAATCGGTGAAATCGTCGACCATTTCCCTAAAATCGCCAAAAAATTCGGAGTGGACTTCAAGGACTTGAAAATCAAGCTTGTGGAAGCTGGTCCAAAAATCCTTCCGGTCCTGCCTGATCACTTGATCGAACGTGCGATGACAAGCTTGGAAGCACGCGGCGTTGAATTCTTGACAGGTCTGCCTGTAACGGGTGTTAAAGGAAATCAAATCGAATTGAAAGATGGACAAACGATAACGGCCAACACGCTTGTTTGGACAGGCGGAGTTGCGGCTCTTCCTATCGTAGGCGAATCAGGCCTTGAAGTGGATCGCGGCAAAGCGACCGTTAATGAGTATTTGCAATCAAAATCCCATAATGACGTATTCGTTGTCGGGGACAGTGCCGTTGCGTTCCCTCCAGAAGGCGGACGTCCATACGCTCCTACTGCACAAAATGCTTGGCAAATGGGTGAGCTTGTTGGATACAACCTATATGCAGCATTTGAAGGCAAGAAACTTGAAGAATTTGCACCTGTAAACTCAGGTACACTTGCGAGCCTTGGCCGTAAGGATGCAGTGGCCACCGTCGGCGCCAATAACACTTCCCTTAAAGGCCTGCCGGCTACATTGATGAAAGAAGCAAGTAATGTTCGCTATCTATCACACATCAAGGCCTTATTCAGCCTGGCTTATTAA
- a CDS encoding DUF1641 domain-containing protein: MVDVVSKPEHETLNISANQEQLDILDQLLKPEVQESLNTLVEQLPKLTELVNILTKSYDFAQSVATDDVLKNDTVSAISEIATPVVHSVKGLAANAIEAKDRAEVNHDVIGLFGLLKMMKDPQAQKLFRFAQAFLEVSAERKNQ; the protein is encoded by the coding sequence ATGGTAGATGTAGTCTCAAAACCTGAACATGAAACACTTAATATTTCTGCAAACCAAGAACAATTGGATATCCTTGATCAGCTTTTAAAGCCCGAGGTACAGGAATCATTGAACACTTTAGTCGAGCAGTTACCAAAACTGACTGAGTTAGTGAATATTTTAACAAAGTCTTATGATTTCGCTCAATCGGTTGCGACTGATGATGTGTTGAAAAATGATACGGTCAGCGCCATTTCGGAAATCGCGACACCTGTAGTACATTCGGTGAAAGGGCTTGCGGCTAATGCCATCGAAGCTAAGGATCGTGCTGAAGTGAATCATGACGTGATCGGTCTTTTTGGTCTGTTAAAAATGATGAAAGACCCTCAAGCACAAAAACTTTTCCGTTTCGCCCAAGCTTTTCTTGAAGTCTCTGCAGAACGTAAAAACCAATAA
- a CDS encoding SMI1/KNR4 family protein has protein sequence MVNITGYGKATQEAVSNFQEFVGFEIPADYKQFLLTHNGGTTAVQNSKFYVDALDTLVCLNVLYGLGLQDKELDLQKWHEENRDDLHKNCIIIGNDTFAGKILLIDNEEEKGVYFWDQGWYSDPSSQDENIYKVASSFKSFIEGLKIPEEI, from the coding sequence ATGGTTAATATTACCGGATATGGAAAAGCGACACAAGAAGCAGTGAGTAATTTTCAGGAATTTGTGGGTTTTGAGATTCCTGCAGATTATAAACAATTTCTCCTTACGCATAATGGCGGCACAACTGCGGTTCAAAACAGTAAGTTTTATGTAGATGCATTAGACACGCTCGTTTGCTTAAACGTACTTTATGGATTAGGGCTTCAAGATAAAGAACTGGATTTACAGAAATGGCATGAAGAAAATAGGGACGACTTACATAAGAATTGCATTATAATAGGTAATGATACGTTTGCTGGTAAAATCTTGCTGATAGATAACGAAGAGGAAAAGGGAGTTTACTTCTGGGATCAGGGTTGGTATTCGGATCCATCAAGCCAGGATGAAAATATTTATAAAGTTGCATCGAGTTTTAAATCCTTCATTGAGGGATTGAAAATCCCGGAAGAAATCTAA
- a CDS encoding response regulator transcription factor, with protein sequence MYKILLVEDDFKIAGILVNYLKRYGYEVFEVKQLDQVFAEFQEVKPDLVLLDINLPHYDGFHWCRLIRTVSKVPIIFISARTDEMNQVMAIEYGGDDYLTKPFHLEVVQAKIKSVLRRGYGEYAEISSFHKKIKEMDGLTLYMEKAMIEYQDNRVTLTQNELKLLSCLLRQYDTIVSREDLLEALWNDDSFVDDNTLTVNVTRVRRKLEDIGVNHAITTSRGKGYRLKLVQGEEK encoded by the coding sequence ATGTATAAAATATTATTGGTTGAAGACGATTTCAAAATAGCGGGAATCTTGGTCAATTATTTAAAAAGGTACGGGTATGAGGTATTTGAAGTGAAGCAACTGGACCAAGTCTTTGCGGAGTTCCAAGAGGTAAAGCCAGATTTGGTTTTATTGGATATTAACCTGCCCCATTATGATGGTTTTCATTGGTGTCGGCTAATAAGGACGGTTTCAAAGGTTCCCATCATATTCATCTCTGCAAGGACAGATGAAATGAACCAAGTCATGGCCATTGAATATGGGGGAGATGATTATTTAACAAAACCGTTTCATTTGGAAGTGGTACAAGCGAAAATAAAGAGTGTCCTACGCAGGGGTTATGGTGAATATGCGGAAATATCTTCATTCCACAAAAAAATAAAGGAAATGGATGGATTGACGCTTTATATGGAAAAAGCGATGATCGAATATCAGGACAATCGGGTAACGTTAACTCAAAATGAGTTGAAATTATTGAGTTGTTTACTACGACAGTATGACACCATTGTCTCGCGTGAAGACTTACTTGAAGCATTATGGAATGATGATTCATTTGTTGATGACAATACATTGACCGTCAATGTCACAAGGGTACGGAGAAAACTTGAGGATATTGGCGTCAATCACGCCATAACGACTAGCAGGGGAAAAGGATATCGACTAAAACTAGTGCAAGGTGAAGAAAAGTGA
- a CDS encoding sensor histidine kinase: protein MKLKSFLNDRLYFIFYTVLLVSLLIIAYTLAVLEAGNHISISNIIYLIILALFMMLLFLGADYIRHYRFLNQLARMKQEPSLSFEYVEAFREPLSNEQKLWMELFQQMNQVTIGQLQEQIKQKEQYELLIHQWVHQMKTPVSVISLLVQEGKRTFSNESMKDYLKEIEEENDRFRRGLEIILHGARLQRFSEDVKSERVDLINLVKQVINEEKKQFIKRFIYPRLDTEFENLYVHSDRKWLHFAISQVVFNALKYSRQEEHDSITFSIVEKESEIFLRITDQGIGIVPHDVKRVFDPFFTGENGRVQQESTGMGLYLVKEIVKKLGHGVTIKSTVSEGTTVEFLFKTNTLHER, encoded by the coding sequence GTGAAGCTGAAATCCTTTTTAAATGACCGTCTTTATTTTATTTTTTATACCGTTCTATTGGTAAGCCTGCTTATCATTGCTTATACATTAGCCGTTCTGGAAGCTGGGAATCACATATCGATTTCGAATATCATCTATTTAATTATTCTCGCGTTGTTTATGATGCTTCTATTTTTAGGGGCTGATTACATAAGGCATTACCGTTTTCTTAATCAATTAGCAAGGATGAAGCAAGAACCGAGCTTGTCGTTTGAATATGTCGAAGCTTTTAGGGAACCCCTGTCAAATGAACAAAAGTTGTGGATGGAACTTTTTCAACAAATGAACCAGGTAACAATTGGACAATTACAAGAACAAATCAAACAGAAGGAGCAATATGAACTGTTGATTCATCAATGGGTTCATCAAATGAAGACACCCGTTTCGGTCATTTCCTTACTGGTTCAAGAAGGCAAAAGGACATTTTCGAATGAGTCGATGAAGGATTATCTAAAAGAGATAGAAGAAGAAAATGATCGATTTCGCAGAGGACTTGAAATTATATTGCATGGAGCAAGGCTGCAGCGTTTTTCGGAGGATGTAAAATCGGAGCGGGTTGACCTAATTAATCTAGTCAAGCAAGTGATTAACGAGGAAAAGAAACAGTTCATCAAACGGTTCATATATCCCAGGCTTGACACGGAGTTTGAGAATTTATATGTGCATTCGGATCGTAAGTGGCTCCACTTCGCCATTAGTCAGGTGGTCTTTAATGCACTGAAGTATTCAAGGCAGGAAGAGCATGACAGCATAACGTTCAGCATTGTTGAAAAAGAGTCGGAGATTTTCCTTAGGATAACAGATCAGGGAATCGGAATTGTCCCACATGATGTAAAACGGGTGTTTGATCCATTTTTTACTGGAGAGAACGGGCGAGTCCAGCAAGAGTCAACCGGGATGGGACTATATCTAGTGAAGGAAATCGTTAAGAAGCTTGGGCATGGTGTTACCATAAAATCGACTGTATCGGAAGGGACTACTGTGGAATTTCTCTTTAAGACAAATACCTTACATGAAAGGTGA
- a CDS encoding ABC transporter ATP-binding protein, which translates to MSILKAEQLSKTYFQKQGNLFHKALHNFTMNVQKGEFVGVMGPSGSGKTTLLNLMATIDKPTTGKVILNDQNPNELNNQDLALFRRREIGFVFQDFNLLDTLTVRENILLPLALDHYKLQEMENRVNQLANLLGIEEILEKRTYEISGGQQQRTACARAMIHEPSIILADEPTGNLDSKSAKQVMDALTTLQEKKGATILMVTHDPTAASFCDRILFIKDGKFFSEVHSGGERQSFHQRILDTLSVLGGVYHEHPTSR; encoded by the coding sequence ATGTCGATTTTAAAAGCGGAGCAATTATCCAAAACTTATTTTCAAAAGCAAGGGAATTTATTTCATAAAGCGTTACATAATTTCACCATGAATGTACAGAAAGGGGAATTTGTCGGGGTGATGGGTCCATCTGGCAGCGGGAAAACCACTCTGCTTAACTTAATGGCCACGATTGATAAGCCCACCACAGGTAAAGTCATTCTAAATGATCAAAATCCTAATGAATTAAACAATCAGGACCTGGCTTTGTTTCGCAGGAGGGAGATTGGATTTGTTTTTCAAGACTTCAACCTTCTTGATACACTTACCGTTCGCGAAAATATCCTCCTTCCTTTAGCGTTAGATCATTATAAATTGCAGGAAATGGAAAATAGGGTAAATCAGTTGGCGAACCTTCTTGGAATAGAAGAGATTTTAGAAAAGCGGACTTATGAAATTTCCGGAGGTCAGCAGCAACGAACTGCTTGTGCAAGAGCGATGATTCATGAGCCTTCCATTATTTTAGCGGATGAACCTACTGGTAATTTGGATTCCAAATCCGCCAAGCAGGTAATGGATGCCCTCACGACACTTCAGGAGAAAAAGGGGGCAACCATCCTCATGGTCACTCATGACCCGACTGCCGCCAGCTTCTGTGACCGGATTCTATTCATTAAGGATGGCAAGTTCTTTTCGGAGGTGCACAGCGGAGGGGAAAGACAGAGTTTCCATCAAAGGATTTTAGATACGTTAAGCGTTTTGGGAGGAGTCTATCATGAACATCCGACTTCTCGCTAA